A genomic window from Montipora capricornis isolate CH-2021 chromosome 8, ASM3666992v2, whole genome shotgun sequence includes:
- the LOC138059764 gene encoding uncharacterized protein has product MGSPLGPLLANVFMSSIEDTLQRQGKLPSFYRRYVDDTLTVMSDLATATTFLHTLNSAHTSVKFTMEVEKNGKLPFLGTELLNHAPRIETKVYVKPTNTGLLLHYQSHVDNRYKRSLLTTMLDRAHRLSSSWTFFSEECDRLKKVFAHLKYPERLVNSTINTFLHSRIVDKQPSQTPKQPRAIVRVVIPFKDQESANYVKKELKNLSIKVQTTVQPVFVSRKIGQDLKVRETKPQIVNQQRVVYRFQCDLCDAGYVGYTRGHLHTRVDGHKQKASI; this is encoded by the coding sequence ATGGGGTCCCCTCTGGGGCCCTTATTAGCTAACGTTTTCATGTCATCCATCGAAGATACCCTCCAGCGGCAAGGAAAACTACCATCCTTTTACCGTCGATATGTTGATGACACGCTCACTGTAATGTCTGATTTAGCAACAGCAACTACTTTCCTGCATACCCTCAACAGCGCCCACACTTCGGTCAAATTCACCATGGAGGTGGAAAAGAACGGCAAGCTTCCTTTCCTTGGCACCGAATTACTCAACCATGCACCTcggattgaaaccaaggtttaTGTGAAACCCACAAACACGGGTCTACTATTACACTATCAAAGCCATGTAGACAATCGCTACAAACGGAGCTTACTGACAACCATGCTTGATCGCGCACACCGATTATCTTCCTCCTGGACCTTTTTCTCTGAAGAGTGTGATCGCCTAAAGAAAGTTTTCGCACACCTTAAATACCCGGAACGCTTGGTAAATTCCACCATTAACACCTTCTTACATTCTAGAATCGTTGATAAGCAGCCCTCACAGACGCCCAAACAACCAAGAGCCATTGTTCGTGTGGTCATACCGTTTAAAGACCAGGAATCAGCAAATTATGTTAAGAAAGAGCTCAAGAATCTCAGCATAAAGGTGCAGACAACTGTCCAGCCAGTATTCGTTAGCCGAAAAATTGGCCAAGATCTTAAAGTACGCGAAACTAAGCCACAGATCGTCAACCAACAACGCGTCGTTTAtcgttttcaatgtgacctgtgtgatgcaggttatgtgggCTATACGCGTGGACACTTACACACACGTGTGGATGGacataaacaaaaggcatctaTATAA
- the LOC138059886 gene encoding uncharacterized protein: MEAKLHEPVRWDIGIEVMFRTSKRSMADKQTICKQPSLNTSNPNTSSDESLANDEDMDQILQEIENRNNYPSLKNAKKRDSDKMFSRAESFAKDEDMDRILNEIDDQSKYNPSSKYDKKRTLFAGNEGIPPDEELNQFFVDVEKRNEELKELLQVVENSSEGNGGRQSRINSASAKGSSDSLVEQLMRQELHDDDKDKKGLNSKFSCKANRGRKLATSASEQELDQMLAELLEL, translated from the coding sequence ATGGAAGCAAAATTGCATGAGCCCGTCAGATGGGATATTGGCATCGAGGTAATGTTCAGAACTTCGAAGCGATCAATGGCGGATAAGCAGACAATTTGTAAGCAGCCATCATTAAACACCTCAAACCCAAATACCTCGAGCGATGAAAGTCTGGCCAATGACGAGGACATGGACCAAATTCTGCAGGAAATCGAGAATCGAAACAATTATCCTTCGTTAAAGAACGCAAAGAAGCGGGACTCAGACAAAATGTTTTCAAGAGCTGAGAGTTTTGCTAAAGACGAGGATATGGATAGAATTTTGAACGAAATTGATGACCAAAGTAAGTACAATCCATCgtcaaaatatgataaaaaacGAACCCTTTTTGCTGGTAATGAAGGAATTCCCCCAGACGAGGAATTGAACCAGTTTTTTGTCGACGTTGAAAAACGCAACGAAGAACTGAAAGAGTTGCTTCAAGTCGTTGAGAACAGCAGCGAAGGAAACGGAGGGCGGCAATCTAGAATTAACTCAGCTAGTGCGAAAGGAAGCTCTGATTCTTTGGTTGAGCAACTTATGCGACAAGAGTTACATGACGATGATAAAGATAAGAAAGGCCTAAACTCAAAGTTTTCATGCAAAGCGAACCGGGGCCGAAAACTAGCAACTAGCGCCTCTGAGCAGGAACTTGATCAAATGCTGGCAGAATTGTTGGAATTGTGA